In Apium graveolens cultivar Ventura chromosome 10, ASM990537v1, whole genome shotgun sequence, the following are encoded in one genomic region:
- the LOC141691039 gene encoding uncharacterized protein LOC141691039, with protein sequence MTFTLSAKNKLEFVNGSIVEPGKNAAEYKFWERCNDLVISWILFNLDEYIAKSVLFMRTAMTQIYSLEQQMFEINQGHDSISEFFTKMKTIWDGINDVNLLANILMMHLMPNVSQAYRLFVQEERHKEISNLSTQTEAMAFYSDRRRIGDQKFINNGYTNRNRSNHVTRPYGTFNDMKNHFGMKAKPYYFCSHCKIPSHSYERCFKVHGFPPGFKPRHNSIVAAFSYGNQEDENQTEQNGPNKSSDKSTISMGQY encoded by the exons ATGACGTTCACTTTATCTGCTAAGAATAAATTGGAATTTGTTAATGGTAGTATTGTTGAGCCTGGAAAGAATGCTGCTGAATATAAATTTTGGGAGAGATGCAATGATCTGGTTATTTCGTGGATTTTATTCAATCTTGATGAATATATTGCTAAAAGTGTACTGTTTATGAGAACTGCAATGACACAGATATACTCACTTGAACAACAGATGTTTGAGATAAATCAAGGACATGATTCAATTTCAGAGTTCTTCACAAAGATGAAAACTATCTGGGATGGCATAAATGATGTTAATCTATT GGCAAATATTTTAATGATGCATCTTATGCCAAATGTATCTCAAGCTTATAGATTGTTTGTTCAAGAGGAAAGACATAAAGAGATATCAAATTTGTCTACTCAAACTGAAGCAATGGCTTTTTATTCTGATAGGAGAAGGATTGGAGATCAGAAATTTATCAACAATGGTTACACAAACAGAAATCGGTCAAATCATGTTACTCGACCATATGGTACTTTTAATGATATGAAGAATCATTTTGGGATGAAAGCAAAGCCTTACTATTTTTGCAGTCACTGTAAGATACCGAGTCACAGTTATGAGAGGTGCTTCAAAGTGCATGGTTTTCCACCAGGTTTTAAACCTAGACATAACTCAATTGTTGCTGCTTTTTCTTATGGAAATCAAGAAGATGAGAATCAAACTGAGCAGAATGGTCCTAATAAGTCATCTGATAAGTCTACCATCTCAATGGGGCAATACTAA
- the LOC141693201 gene encoding trans-anol O-methyltransferase 1-like: protein MASHDQEGFLTAMQIVNSSTVHGVLSALFDLNVFDIIAEKAGYDGYLHPDEIVSNLPTKNPEASDMLDRMLRLLASHSIIKCKLVKNSGNALLTRSYGLTLISQYFVQGQDGPCLVPYHRFCHHKEMQNSWYKLKDAVLEGGIPFNLAHDGANVFEYLEKDKHLASLLSQAMDKSIATSMDILLKMYKGFEGVTQVVDVGGAHGATLRCIVSLNPHVKGINFDLPHIVKDAPQLPGIDHVGGDMFVSVPKGEVVVLQRVLHDWNDEESVKILKKCHEALPDSGKVVIIDMIHSELPAKDVIAKNTSQVDIRMMVVTHGGRERTTKEFQMLGKEAGFASCKHICGADLYGVVELYKKL from the exons ATGGCATCACATGATCAAGAAGGTTTCTTAACTGCTATGCAGATTGTGAATTCTTCGACTGTTCATGGAGTTTTAAGTGCCCTTTTCGATCTTAATGTCTTTGACATTATAGCGGAAAAAGCTGGCTATGATGGCTACCTTCATCCTGATGAAATTGTATCAAACCTTCCTACCAAGAATCCCGAAGCCTCAGACATGCTTGATCGTATGCTTCGACTACTTGCTAGCCACTCCATCATCAAATGCAAGCTTGTAAAGAATAGTGGCAATGCTCTGCTCACTAGATCATATGGCTTAACATTGATTTCTCAGTATTTTGTTCAAGGTCAGGATGGGCCTTGTCTTGTTCCTTATCACCGCTTTTGTCATCACAAAGAAATGCAAAATAGTTG GTATAAACTTAAAGATGCAGTTCTTGAAGGAGGGATTCCCTTTAATCTGGCTCATGATGGAGCGAATGTGTTTGAGTATTTAGAAAAAGATAAACATCTCGCTAGTCTTTTGAGTCAAGCAATGGATAAGTCTATTGCTACTTCTATGGACATTCTTCTGAAGATGTACAAAGGATTTGAGGGAGTAACACAAGTGGTGGATGTAGGTGGCGCACATGGTGCAACTTTAAGATGTATTGTGTCTTTAAACCCTCATGTCAAGGGAATTAACTTTGACTTGCCTCATATAGTTAAGGATGCACCTCAATTGCCAG GTATTGATCACGTCGGTGGAGATATGTTTGTATCTGTACCTAAAGGAGAAGTTGTAGTGCTCCAG AGGGTACTTCATGACTGGAACGATGAAGAAAGTGTGAAGATTTTAAAGAAATGTCACGAAGCATTGCCAGATTCTGGTAAGGTGGTAATTATAGACATGATACATTCAGAGCTACCAGCAAAAGATGTTATTGCGAAGAACACATCACAGGTGGATATACGCATGATGGTTGTAACCCATGGGGGCAGAGAGAGGACTACCAAAGAATTCCAAATGTTGGGAAAAGAAGCTGGATTTGCAAGCTGCAAGCATATATGTGGGGCGGATTTATACGGTGTTGTTGAGTTGTATAAGAAACTGTGA
- the LOC141693643 gene encoding trans-anol O-methyltransferase 1-like → MASHDQEAFLTAMQIVNSSTVHGVLSALFDLNVFDIIAEKAGYDGYLHPDEIVSDLPTNNPEASDMLDRMLRLLASHSIIKCKLVKNISGNALLTRSYGLTSVSQYFVQGQDGPCLVPYHHLNHQKGVQKYWYKLKDAILEGGIPFNMAHNGGNVFDILEQNKHLASLFSESMSKTSATSMHVLLKIYKGFEGVTQVVDVGGAYGATLGCIVSLNPHVKGINFDLPHVVKNAPQLTGIDHVGGDMFVSVPKGEVIVLQRVLHDWNDEASVKILKKCYEALPDSGKVVIIEMIHSELPEEDVIAKNTSQVDIYMMLVTHGGRERNAEEFQMLGKEAGFASSKYICAADLYGVVELYKKL, encoded by the exons ATGGCATCACATGATCAAGAAGCCTTCTTAACTGCTATGCAGATTGTGAATTCTTCGACTGTTCATGGAGTTTTAAGTGCCCTTTTCGACCTTAATGTCTTTGACATTATAGCGGAAAAGGCTGGCTATGATGGCTACCTTCATCCTGATGAAATTGTGTCAGACCTTCCTACAAACAATCCCGAAGCCTCGGACATGCTTGATCGTATGCTTCGACTACTTGCTAGCCACTCCATTATCAAATGCAAGCTTGTCAAGAATATTAGTGGCAATGCTCTGCTCACTAGATCTTACGGCTTAACTTCGGTTTCTCAGTATTTTGTTCAAGGTCAAGATGGACCTTGTCTTGTTCCTTATCATCACCTCAATCATCAAAAAGGAGTGCAAAAATATTG GTACAAACTGAAAGATGCAATTCTTGAGGGAGGTATTCCTTTCAACATGGCTCATAATGGAGGAAATGTGTTTGATATTTTAGAACAAAATAAACATCTTGCAAGTCTTTTCAGCGAATCAATGTCTAAGACTAGTGCTACGTCAATGCACGTACTTTTAAAGATTTACAAAGGATTTGAGGGAGTAACACAGGTGGTGGATGTAGGCGGTGCATATGGTGCCACTTTAGGCTGCATTGTGTCTTTGAACCCTCATGTCAAGGGAATCAACTTTGACTTGCCTCATGTAGTTAAGAATGCCCCTCAATTGACAG GTATTGATCATGTCGGGGGAGATATGTTTGTATCTGTGCCTAAAGGAGAAGTTATAGTGCTCCAG AGGGTACTTCATGACTGGAATGACGAAGCGAGTGTGAAGATTTTAAAGAAATGTTACGAAGCATTGCCAGATTCAGGAAAGGTGGTAATTATAGAGATGATACATTCAGAGCTACCAGAAGAGGATGTCATCGCCAAGAACACATCGCAGGTGGATATATACATGATGCTTGTAACCCATGGGGGCAGAGAGAGGAATGCAGAAGAATTTCAAATGCTGGGAAAAGAAGCTGGATTTGCAAGCTCCAAGTACATATGTGCGGCGGATTTATACGGTGTTGTTGAGTTGTATAAGAAATTGTGA